A single Panthera tigris isolate Pti1 chromosome A3, P.tigris_Pti1_mat1.1, whole genome shotgun sequence DNA region contains:
- the CST11 gene encoding cystatin-11, translating to MMARPWQTPQLLLAILVALVALTHQERRKTFMSVEEVPVSEPHVIATLQFVINDFNKKSDDKYNFRIVRVLKVRKQVTDHMEYHVNMEMRRTTRQKLETTNCMFQEGELYKQIECFYSVFVVPWFEKYKILNKNCTDG from the exons ATGATGGCCAGACCCTGGCAGACCCCACAACTCCTGCTGGCCATCCTGGTGGCCCTGGTGGCCCTCACCcaccaagaaagaaggaaaaccttTATGAGTGTCGAAGAAGTGCCTGTGTCAGAGCCCCATGTGATAGCCACCTTGCAGTTTGTGATCAACGACTTCAACAAGAAGAGTGATGACAAGTACAATTTCCGGATTGTGCGGGTCCTGAAGGTCCGGAAGCAG GTTACTGACCACATGGAGTATCATGTGAACATGGAGATGCGGCGGACCACCCGTCAAAAGCTGGAGACTACTAACTGCATGTTTCAAGAAGGGGAACTTTATAAG caaattgaGTGCTTCTACTCAGTGTTTGTTGTTCCCTGGTTTGAAAAGTACAAAATTCTGAACAAAAACTGCACCGATGGCTAG